The following DNA comes from Methanothermus fervidus DSM 2088.
TATTCCCCTTAATATCAAATTTTTCTACTTTCTCAATATCTATCCCATGTTTTTCCAAAGTTTCATAAAAAGAATCATGTTCAAATTTTTCCATGCAGAACAATCCAATTAAATATTTTATTTTTGGTAATGAAGTAGGTTTCCCATCTTTACCTAACTCTCCATCATATTTTGCTAAATATGGGAAATATTGGATTTTTCTTAACCCTTGTATTTGACAAGGCAATCCAACAACTGCCACTTCTTTACATCCAATCTCACTTGCTTTCTTGAGGGCATCTAATGTTGACACCGTATATTTTGACTTTGCAGATTTTTCAATGTCATCTGGATCTTTTATAATCCATGAAGTAGGTTTCCACAATTCATCTCCAACTACAATTGCCCCATCAATTTTTCTCTTTTTTAGCAAATACTTCAAGAAAGTTGATACTACTCCACCATCCTGACCTTTTACATCTCCTTTCCCATAAAAAAATTCTTTTTTGAAACTTTCTCTAATTTTGATTTGATATCCACCAGATGATACACGAGGACATATGTCATAACACATTCCATTTCCCTTTCTTAAACATTCTTCAATAAGTTTTGGATGATTCTCAAAATCCAATAGATCATTTGGACAAACTACAACACATGTTCCACACTTAGCACATAATTCTGTATCTACAATTTCATCTTTTAATTTCCATTCCCATTGATGTGTCATGAATATAGCCCCTATCAAGTTCGTATTCCATGGTTATTATTTCTGATATAAATACTTTTCAACTCTTGTTTCCTAATTTGCAAAAGACTTTTCACTAATAAAGTTAAATTTTTTGATTATTTTTGTTATGTGTTTGTAAAACATCGTATCTTTAACCTTTAGACCTCTGATGCCGGCAAGAAATCCCGAACATCCACAAACCATTTTAAAAATTTTTTGAATTTTTTACAAACAGAATTTTTAAAAAATAAAAAAATAAAAAGAAGATTGAAATTGATTTTGTGAAAAACCAGATTTCCACTCTATCAGGGATTGAGAGAAAACAGAAAAAGTATTTATATAGATGAAGTACAAAACTAGCACTTGTTCTAAAAAAATATACACAACTCTTCTTTTACTTCCTCTTTCTCTCTCCAAAAATGCTCTAGAAATTAAGAAAACTATATATATCCTTTCATACTACTTTTTTTCATGAGATGACTTCCCATACAATTACAAAGCTGAAAAAAACTGGTAGGTAGTTAAGAAGGTCTAAATGCATTAAAAGGATTAAAAATAAGTTAAGAGATTATATATCAGCATTTAAGACACTGTTGAGGGAATAGAGTAACCTTGATAGCCTGTAGGCAAGTTTTCTTTAGAAGTAGGAAGCTCTGTAGGAGTAGTTCACCATGGTGGACCTATGTATTAAGAATTGCAAATTAAATGGAAAAATTGTAAATATTGGGGTTGAAGATGGCAAAATAATAAAGATCAGTAAATTACCATTTAAAAATTGTGAAACAATAGACATAAAAGGTAGAATAATATTCCCAGGCTTGATTGATGCACATGTACATTTTAGAGAACCAGGAATGGAATATAAAGAAGACTTTAAAAGTGGATCAATGGCAGCAGCGCATGGAGGATTTACAACGGTTCTAGACATGCCAAATACAAAACCTCCCACAAATACTTTAAAAGAATTTAAAAGAAAGATTAAACTTGCATCTAAAAAAAGTATTGTGGATTTTGGATTACATGCTGGTGTAAATTTACAAGAAGTCCAAAAAATTGTAAAGTTAAGTCCAGCTTCTTTTAAAATTTACATGGAAGACACGAGTATAAACACTATAAAAAAAATGTTTGATATTTTAAATTCAACAAATATCCCACTTACTTTTCATTGTGAAAAAAGAGAAATTAATTATGAAAGAGATCACAGAGGAAAAAGTCCTCATTTTTATTCAGATGCAAGACCTACTATAAGTGAGGAAATTGCAGTTGCAGAAGCTGTTTCATTTTCAGCTCATTATAATCATCCTATACATATATGCCATTTAAGCTCAAAAAAAGCTTTAAAAATCATAAAAAATATGCGAAATTTAGCACCAGTTACATGTGAGGTTACACCTCATCATTTATTTTTGGATTCAAGTTATTTCAACAAATTTGGCAGTTTTGTAAAGACAAATCCCCCACTACGGTCTAGAGAGGAAGGTATAAATATTAAAGACTTAAATGATATCGATATTATTGCTACTGATCATGCTCCACATACTTTAGATGAAAAAGAAAAAGAATTTTGGGAAGCACCAGCAGGTATACCTAATCTTGAAGTATCTTTAAAATTATTTTTAACTTTATTTGCAAAAGGTAAAATTAAATTAAATGAAATAAAAACTATGTTTTGCGAAAAACCAGCAACTATTTTTGGTTTAACTAATAAAGGTTTTATTAAGGAAGGCATGGACGCAGATTTTGTTGTCATAGATCATAAAAAAACTGGTAAGATAAGTGCTGATGAATTTTATAGTAAGGCACAATATACACCTTTTGAAGGTTTTGAATATATTGGAGAAGCAGTAATGACCATACTTCGCGGCAAAGTAATTATGGAGGAAGGTGAAGTATTTAAAAATAAAGGTAAATATGTCAGGAGTGAATATAGGCTACCTCCTACAGAGCTTCCTACTTCATAAAGAAAACTTGCCCAGAGACTATATCTCTATAAGAGACAATCCTGAGTAGAGCATTCTCCTAAACAGGCAGTCAAAACTACCTTATATCCTCAACAATACTCTATATAGACTTATTCTTACATGTTAGAAAAATAATTATAAACATGCCTATAAATCTCCAAAGTTTCCAATAGTTTATCTTCTGTTCTTTGCTTAATAAACTTCTGAATTTATATAGCTATATCTTATGAAGAAAAGTGGTATATTATGCTTTTCTTTTTTCTAAATATTAATTTGCTTTGGAGAAAGAAGGAGTGAGAGAGTTGTGTATATTTTTTAAAACAAGTGTTATTTTGTACTTCATCTATATAAATACTTTTCTTATTTCTCAATCCCTGATAAGCGAATATAAAAAATACTCATTGAGACTTAACATAATTTCTTAAAATTCCTATAGATTCTATTTCTGCTTCGACAATGTCACCAGGTTTCATTGGACCTACTCCTGGAGGAGTACCAGTTGCTATTATATCTCCTGGTAGGAGTGTCATAACACTTGATATAAATTCAACAAGTTCATTTACTTTAAATATCATTTTTGAAGTGTTTGAAAATTGTTTAGTTTTGCCATTTAACCTAAGAGATATTTTTTGTTTATGTGGATCCATTTCTGTTTCTATAAAAGGGCCTAAAGGACAAAAAGTGTCAAAACTTTTTGCCCTTGTCCATTGACCATCCTTTCTTTGTATATCACGTGCTGTAACATCGTTAACAATAGTATATCCACCAATTACATCCCAGGCATCTGAAGCATTTACATTTTTTGCTTTTTTTGAAATTACGACACCTAACTCAACTTCATAATCTACCTGCTTTGAAATTTCTGGATAAACAATAGTATCTTCATGTCCTATTACACTTGAAGGTGGTTTCAAAAATAAAACTGGTTCTTCCGGTATTTCCATATTTAATTCAGCAGCATGATCTCTATAATTAAGACCAACACAAACAATTTTAGATGGTGATACTGGAGGTAAAATTTCAATATTTTTAAATGAATAAGTTTGAGATTCTATTATTTTAAGATCGCCATTCAAAGCATCTATGATATTTTCAATTTCAACTATTTCATCACCAGCTATATATCCTGATTTTATAGCACCGTTGTCTTTAAATCTTAGAAATTTCATGTTTTTCCCTCTCTTTGTAATTTTCTAGCGGTGACGATGTAATGGTATTTACCTAATTTGTCAATATTTTCAATTTTAAAGCCATAAGAATTTAAAATTTCAACACATTTTTCTTCACTTATTTTTAAATTTTCAGGAGGTCCTGCTGGTTTATCAACTCTAAAATCAACTATTATAAGTTTTCCTTTTGGTTTCAAGACCCTATTTATTTCTTTCATTAGCTCATCAGTTTTTTCATTTGCTACAATACCATGAAGAACATTTGCCATGAAATATATATCAACAGAATTTTCCTCAATTGGTATTTTCTTAGTAATGTCAGCTAGAATTGCTTTAACTTTAATATTTAAATTCTTTATTTTTTCTCTAACTTTCTTTATCGATGGTTCATGTATATCAACAGCATATACTTCTCCATTTTTACCTAATTTTTTAGCAACCTCAATAGAAATAAAACCATTGCCGCATCCGGCATCTAAAAATCTTTTGCAACCTTCCATCTCAATTTTATTTAAAACTTCTTTAGCATTGAGATATTTTTCAGAACTTTTACCATAGTCACAATGTTTCACACAATATCCTCCAATATTTCCTTCTTAGCACCTAAAACAGTGGTTAAGTATTCATATTCCATAAAATGAAGAGAGGCAGGAATTACCAAACAATGTAAAGGCTTACCAAAATTTTCATTAATCATTTCAGACACTCTACCAACTTTTATTACTGGATTATGAGATCCAATTCTTGCAAGAACTATCACTACTCTGTCGTTATTTATTATTCCTTCTTTTCTTTCTTTTTCAACTTTCAATAGATATTCTAAACCTTCGTTAGCAGTCATATACTTATTTTCATCGCTTTTTATGTCTAACAACACAAGTGTATGTGCCTCATTCTCCAAATTTTTTTTGATAGTAAGATATGGAGAATGAGGAAAATAACCATCTTCAGGAAATGGTATAGTTGTAGTTTTTCCAAATCTATATGCTTGTAATCCTGTAATCCCTGGAGCCGCAGATAATATTGATGAAGAATGGATAATTTCAACGTCAATGTCTAATTTTTTTGCCTCGATGATTAATGATTGATGTGTGGTTGCTATAAGAGGATCTCCTGGCACTAGAAATGCAACATTTTTTGATTTAGCTTCTTTTACAGGAATCATTTCTTCTTCTACTTCTTTTCTTTCCAAAACCTCTATTTTCCTCCCAAAAAA
Coding sequences within:
- a CDS encoding dihydroorotase, multifunctional complex type (COGs: COG0044 Dihydroorotase and related cyclic amidohydrolase~InterPro IPR002195: IPR004722: IPR011059: IPR006680~KEGG: mth:MTH1127 dihydroorotase~PFAM: amidohydrolase~SPTR: O27199 Dihydroorotase~TIGRFAM: dihydroorotase, multifunctional complex type~PFAM: Amidohydrolase family~TIGRFAM: dihydroorotase, multifunctional complex type), which produces MVDLCIKNCKLNGKIVNIGVEDGKIIKISKLPFKNCETIDIKGRIIFPGLIDAHVHFREPGMEYKEDFKSGSMAAAHGGFTTVLDMPNTKPPTNTLKEFKRKIKLASKKSIVDFGLHAGVNLQEVQKIVKLSPASFKIYMEDTSINTIKKMFDILNSTNIPLTFHCEKREINYERDHRGKSPHFYSDARPTISEEIAVAEAVSFSAHYNHPIHICHLSSKKALKIIKNMRNLAPVTCEVTPHHLFLDSSYFNKFGSFVKTNPPLRSREEGINIKDLNDIDIIATDHAPHTLDEKEKEFWEAPAGIPNLEVSLKLFLTLFAKGKIKLNEIKTMFCEKPATIFGLTNKGFIKEGMDADFVVIDHKKTGKISADEFYSKAQYTPFEGFEYIGEAVMTILRGKVIMEEGEVFKNKGKYVRSEYRLPPTELPTS
- a CDS encoding 5-carboxymethyl-2-hydroxymuconateDelta-isomerase (COGs: COG0179 2-keto-4-pentenoate hydratase/2-oxohepta-3-ene-1 7-dioic acid hydratase (catechol pathway)~InterPro IPR011234: IPR002529~KEGG: mth:MTH1507 2-hydroxyhepta-2,4-diene-1,7-dioate isomerase~PFAM: fumarylacetoacetate (FAA) hydrolase~PRIAM: 5-carboxymethyl-2-hydroxymuconate Delta-isomerase~SPTR: O27551 2-hydroxyhepta-2,4-diene-1,7-dioate isomerase~PFAM: Fumarylacetoacetate (FAA) hydrolase family) — encoded protein: MKFLRFKDNGAIKSGYIAGDEIVEIENIIDALNGDLKIIESQTYSFKNIEILPPVSPSKIVCVGLNYRDHAAELNMEIPEEPVLFLKPPSSVIGHEDTIVYPEISKQVDYEVELGVVISKKAKNVNASDAWDVIGGYTIVNDVTARDIQRKDGQWTRAKSFDTFCPLGPFIETEMDPHKQKISLRLNGKTKQFSNTSKMIFKVNELVEFISSVMTLLPGDIIATGTPPGVGPMKPGDIVEAEIESIGILRNYVKSQ
- a CDS encoding Methyltransferase type 11 (COGs: COG2226 Methylase involved in ubiquinone/menaquinone biosynthesis~InterPro IPR013216~KEGG: mth:MTH1876 hypothetical protein~PFAM: Methyltransferase type 11~SPTR: O27904 Conserved protein~PFAM: Methyltransferase domain) — encoded protein: MKHCDYGKSSEKYLNAKEVLNKIEMEGCKRFLDAGCGNGFISIEVAKKLGKNGEVYAVDIHEPSIKKVREKIKNLNIKVKAILADITKKIPIEENSVDIYFMANVLHGIVANEKTDELMKEINRVLKPKGKLIIVDFRVDKPAGPPENLKISEEKCVEILNSYGFKIENIDKLGKYHYIVTARKLQREGKT
- a CDS encoding diphthine synthase (COGs: COG1798 Diphthamide biosynthesis methyltransferase~InterPro IPR004551: IPR014777: IPR014776: IPR000878~KEGG: mst:Msp_1017 diphthine synthase~PFAM: Uroporphyrin-III C/tetrapyrrole (Corrin/Porphyrin) methyltransferase~PRIAM: Diphthine synthase~SPTR: Q2NFJ8 Probable diphthine synthase~TIGRFAM: diphthine synthase~PFAM: Tetrapyrrole (Corrin/Porphyrin) Methylases~TIGRFAM: diphthine synthase) — encoded protein: MVGLGLYDEKDISVKGYNILRKVDKVFAEFYTSKLFGTNIEKLENFFGRKIEVLERKEVEEEMIPVKEAKSKNVAFLVPGDPLIATTHQSLIIEAKKLDIDVEIIHSSSILSAAPGITGLQAYRFGKTTTIPFPEDGYFPHSPYLTIKKNLENEAHTLVLLDIKSDENKYMTANEGLEYLLKVEKERKEGIINNDRVVIVLARIGSHNPVIKVGRVSEMINENFGKPLHCLVIPASLHFMEYEYLTTVLGAKKEILEDIV